The following coding sequences are from one Parabacteroides pacaensis window:
- a CDS encoding AI-2E family transporter has protein sequence MSPSFNKPFTFDRVVRIFFSILIIGVVIYLLAVLRTALLPFLIAWLLAYILQPLVGFFQYKVGLKSRVLAIIAVILSVVLVVGLLTWSIIPSISDEIDKTVELMRSNGTDRSNIPFIPQSWIDYLKEHIHEEEIEEFFNRDNLLNAIKEIAPQLWALLSNTFSVILSITVVFITFLYLFFILLDYEKIANGWLHLVPQKYRPFVKGLSDDVEASMKRYFRGQTLVAFCVGVLLAIGFKIISFPLAVSLGLFIGLLNLVPYLQTLGIVPMLLLSLLKSAETGENFWIIFGLSVLVLGIVQLIQDLYLTPRIMGKAMGLNPAVILLSLSIWGTLLGFIGLIVALPLTTLVLSYYKRFVLHEHEGLQDNLTSLPLQEKPREEVESTHENEKK, from the coding sequence ATGAGTCCATCATTCAATAAACCTTTTACCTTCGACCGGGTTGTCAGGATATTCTTTAGCATTCTTATCATAGGAGTTGTAATTTATCTGCTTGCCGTGTTACGTACAGCTTTATTGCCCTTCCTTATCGCATGGTTATTGGCTTATATCCTACAGCCTCTTGTGGGATTCTTCCAATATAAGGTGGGACTCAAAAGCAGGGTGCTTGCTATCATCGCCGTTATCTTGTCTGTAGTATTAGTGGTAGGACTTCTCACCTGGTCTATCATTCCTTCTATCTCCGACGAAATAGACAAAACTGTCGAGCTGATGCGAAGCAATGGGACAGATCGGAGTAATATTCCTTTTATCCCCCAGTCTTGGATCGACTATTTGAAGGAACATATCCACGAAGAAGAGATCGAAGAATTCTTTAACCGGGACAATTTATTGAATGCTATTAAAGAAATCGCTCCGCAGTTATGGGCCCTGTTGTCCAATACTTTTTCAGTAATTCTAAGTATCACGGTAGTGTTTATTACTTTCTTGTACCTCTTCTTTATCTTATTAGACTATGAAAAGATAGCCAATGGATGGTTACATCTGGTTCCTCAAAAATATCGTCCCTTTGTGAAAGGTCTTTCCGATGATGTGGAGGCTAGCATGAAACGTTATTTCCGCGGCCAAACCTTAGTAGCTTTTTGTGTAGGTGTTTTGCTAGCGATCGGATTTAAAATTATCTCTTTCCCCCTAGCTGTTTCCCTAGGTTTATTTATCGGATTGCTTAACCTCGTTCCTTACCTCCAGACATTAGGAATTGTTCCGATGCTCCTTTTAAGCCTTCTCAAATCTGCAGAAACCGGAGAAAACTTCTGGATCATTTTCGGTCTCTCTGTTTTAGTACTGGGAATTGTCCAACTTATCCAAGACCTTTATCTTACTCCTCGTATCATGGGTAAAGCTATGGGTTTAAACCCGGCGGTCATCCTGCTTTCTCTTTCCATCTGGGGTACTTTACTCGGTTTTATCGGCTTAATTGTCGCCCTGCCTCTTACTACGTTAGTCTTATCTTATTATAAACGTTTTGTACTTCACGAACACGAAGGTTTACAAGATAATTTAACATCCCTCCCTTTACAAGAAAAACCTAGAGAAGAAGTAGAAAGTACGCATGAAAACGAAAAAAAATAA
- a CDS encoding site-specific integrase: MRSTFKVLFFVKRNAAKKNGNAPIIARITIDQIVAQFNTKLEINPINWSVSAGKVAGRSAETVSINSMLDSIRSSVHQHYHSLLEMDGYVTAERVKNAFLGKIERGKTLIEFFEMHNEQYLQKVKMNTADKTYSRYELTKKRLIEFMKLKYSVSDMLIKEINVVFIDNFLLHIKNHYGCTHNTAMKFVQRFRTVVNFAKNTGLVTADPFGNYKVKFEQTDRDYLTMEEITAIYNKKFASKRLEQVRDLFIFSCYTALSYIDVCELTQENIRTSFDGNLWIMTKRHKTNVASNIRLLEIPKAILEKYKDKLPNGMILPIISNQKVNDYLKEIAIICNINKNLTFHVARHSCATSVLIANGVPIETVSKILGHTNIRTTQIYARITDVKVSNDMELLAQKLDIAK, from the coding sequence ATGAGAAGTACTTTTAAGGTCTTGTTTTTCGTAAAACGAAATGCAGCAAAGAAAAACGGCAATGCACCAATTATCGCACGCATCACCATCGACCAAATCGTGGCACAATTCAACACCAAATTGGAAATAAACCCTATTAATTGGAGTGTCAGCGCAGGAAAGGTAGCAGGAAGAAGTGCGGAAACGGTGAGTATCAATTCCATGTTAGACAGTATCCGCAGTTCCGTACACCAACATTACCACTCTTTATTAGAGATGGACGGTTATGTGACAGCAGAACGAGTTAAGAACGCCTTTTTAGGTAAGATTGAAAGAGGTAAAACCCTAATAGAGTTCTTCGAGATGCACAACGAGCAATATCTGCAAAAGGTAAAGATGAACACCGCTGATAAAACCTATTCACGCTACGAACTGACAAAGAAACGCCTTATTGAGTTTATGAAACTTAAATATTCGGTTTCGGATATGCTTATCAAAGAAATCAATGTAGTATTCATAGATAACTTTCTGTTGCACATCAAAAACCATTATGGGTGTACACACAATACGGCTATGAAGTTCGTTCAACGCTTTAGAACCGTTGTAAACTTTGCCAAGAATACAGGCTTGGTGACTGCCGACCCGTTTGGAAATTATAAGGTGAAATTTGAGCAGACAGACAGGGATTACCTGACGATGGAAGAGATTACTGCCATTTACAACAAGAAGTTTGCTTCTAAAAGGCTGGAACAGGTACGGGATTTATTCATTTTCAGTTGTTATACGGCACTTTCGTACATAGATGTATGCGAGCTTACCCAAGAAAACATTCGTACCTCATTTGACGGTAATTTATGGATTATGACTAAAAGACACAAAACCAATGTGGCATCCAACATTAGATTGCTTGAAATACCTAAAGCCATTCTTGAAAAGTATAAAGACAAGTTGCCTAATGGAATGATTTTACCGATTATAAGCAATCAAAAAGTTAATGATTACCTGAAAGAAATTGCAATCATTTGCAACATAAACAAGAACCTGACCTTTCATGTTGCGCGCCATTCGTGTGCGACTTCGGTGCTTATCGCTAATGGTGTACCTATTGAAACGGTATCCAAGATTTTAGGGCATACCAATATCAGAACTACTCAAATCTATGCAAGGATAACTGATGTAAAAGTCAGCAATGATATGGAACTGTTGGCACAGAAGTTAGATATTGCTAAATGA
- a CDS encoding MFS transporter, with translation MSNWKRTLIIIWLGQFISLLTSSIVGYSAIFWIGIETKSPEVMAYTVLAGYLPQIILGVFAGVYIDRWNRKRIMIFSDLFIASCTLCLCGLLIAGNRELVYLYILFACRSIGSAFHAPALQSSIPLIVPESQLVRISGINQSIQSMCGIIAPMIGATLIVSLQIEYVLLLDVVGAIIACLSLFFVVIPSPKRRTIENKLWGEVKECFYVIRTTAGLSPLFVGFTLVTFVVMPVSVLFPFITIDHFCGNAFQMGLIEMIWGIGSLLGGLILASKQIKINDIIVINLTYIVLGIYLILSGILPVQGFIWFAYLTLFGGIAYAVYNSLFIAVIQRNITAEILGRVFSVFFSLSTLPSVIGILASGYLASEFGVTMVFMFGGIVIGTIGTAALFIPSIRKLGKS, from the coding sequence GTGAGTAATTGGAAAAGAACTTTAATCATTATTTGGCTCGGACAATTTATATCCTTATTAACCAGTTCAATAGTAGGCTATTCTGCTATCTTTTGGATAGGTATTGAAACCAAATCTCCTGAAGTCATGGCTTATACCGTATTAGCCGGATATTTGCCTCAAATCATTTTAGGAGTATTTGCAGGCGTATATATAGACCGATGGAACAGAAAGCGAATCATGATTTTTTCTGATTTATTTATTGCATCATGTACTCTCTGCTTGTGCGGATTGTTGATTGCAGGAAATCGGGAATTGGTATATTTATATATATTGTTCGCTTGCAGGTCGATAGGTAGTGCATTTCACGCTCCTGCATTACAATCATCCATTCCCCTGATTGTTCCGGAATCTCAATTAGTCAGAATATCGGGAATTAATCAGTCCATACAATCCATGTGTGGAATAATTGCCCCTATGATAGGAGCAACGCTAATTGTTTCCTTACAAATTGAGTATGTATTACTTTTAGATGTGGTCGGTGCGATAATTGCCTGCCTGTCTTTGTTCTTTGTTGTGATACCGTCTCCCAAACGCAGAACCATTGAAAACAAATTGTGGGGAGAGGTAAAAGAGTGTTTCTACGTTATTCGTACTACTGCTGGATTATCCCCTTTGTTCGTTGGTTTTACGTTAGTAACATTTGTGGTAATGCCGGTTTCCGTATTATTCCCATTCATAACGATAGACCATTTTTGCGGAAACGCCTTTCAAATGGGGTTGATTGAGATGATTTGGGGCATAGGCTCTTTGTTGGGTGGTCTTATACTTGCCAGCAAGCAAATAAAAATCAATGATATAATTGTTATAAACCTTACATACATTGTTCTTGGTATCTATCTGATTCTATCGGGAATATTACCCGTTCAAGGTTTTATATGGTTCGCCTATTTGACTCTTTTCGGAGGAATAGCCTATGCCGTATATAACTCATTATTCATAGCTGTAATACAACGAAATATTACTGCAGAAATCTTAGGACGGGTTTTCTCGGTATTCTTTAGTCTCAGTACATTACCTTCAGTAATTGGTATTCTCGCTTCTGGATATTTAGCTAGTGAGTTTGGAGTAACGATGGTATTCATGTTTGGTGGAATTGTAATCGGAACTATTGGAACAGCAGCCTTATTTATTCCATCAATTCGGAAATTGGGGAAAAGCTAA
- a CDS encoding GNAT family N-acetyltransferase: protein MDYKIRHLKEGEHVILENMLYEAIYQSETVDSPLPYEVIFTPDLFIYISQWGRKGDYCMILEFENKIVGAVWCRTFSNANKGYGFIDCSTPELIISILKEHRNKQLGTMLMQKMLSHLKTLGYKSVSLSVSKGNYAIKLYQKFGFIIYEEREKDFLMIADL from the coding sequence ATGGACTATAAAATTAGACATCTTAAAGAGGGTGAGCATGTAATTCTGGAAAATATGTTGTATGAGGCAATTTATCAATCAGAGACAGTTGATTCACCATTACCTTATGAGGTAATCTTTACGCCCGATTTATTTATATATATTTCCCAATGGGGACGAAAAGGTGATTACTGTATGATTTTGGAGTTTGAGAATAAGATTGTAGGTGCTGTTTGGTGTAGGACATTTTCCAATGCAAACAAAGGGTATGGCTTTATTGATTGCAGCACCCCAGAACTCATTATCAGCATACTCAAAGAGCATAGAAATAAACAGTTAGGGACAATGTTAATGCAAAAGATGTTGTCACATTTAAAGACATTAGGGTATAAATCAGTATCACTAAGTGTCTCAAAGGGAAACTATGCAATAAAACTATATCAGAAGTTTGGATTCATAATTTATGAAGAACGAGAAAAAGACTTTTTGATGATAGCTGATTTATAG
- a CDS encoding helix-turn-helix domain-containing protein, with the protein MYIDNENFDKWMERLSKKLSEIGQDLKSLINTDKVLDENDKILDNQDLAFLLKVSFRTLQRYRASGKLPYFTISHKTYYRAADIRTFIQENADSKTYERFKKENQLDMQITAKQGG; encoded by the coding sequence ATGTATATAGACAACGAAAACTTCGACAAGTGGATGGAACGACTGTCGAAAAAACTCTCCGAAATCGGGCAAGACCTAAAATCACTTATCAATACCGACAAGGTTCTGGACGAAAACGATAAGATACTCGACAATCAGGATTTGGCTTTCCTGCTAAAAGTATCTTTCCGAACCCTGCAACGGTATCGGGCAAGTGGCAAACTTCCTTACTTTACGATAAGTCATAAGACCTATTATCGTGCAGCCGACATCCGAACATTTATTCAAGAAAATGCCGATAGTAAGACCTATGAACGGTTCAAAAAGGAAAATCAACTCGATATGCAAATCACTGCAAAACAAGGTGGGTAA
- a CDS encoding BfmA/BtgA family mobilization protein: MDKTNNIPTLTTIGIDRQTGKLIDKLCKRYSLKKGEIVRLAFVYIDKACINPSEAPESVKSELAKINKRQDDIIRFIRHYEEEQLNPMIRTANSIAVRFDTIGKTLETLILSWLETSQGKQTAVLQKVSEQFSKHADVINQQGKQLNALYQIHQRDYKKLLNLIQLYSELSACGVMDSKRKENLKAEIINLINT; encoded by the coding sequence ATGGATAAGACCAATAATATACCCACACTTACCACCATCGGAATAGACCGACAGACGGGTAAGTTAATAGATAAGCTATGTAAACGCTATTCACTGAAAAAAGGGGAAATAGTCAGGTTGGCATTTGTCTATATTGATAAAGCCTGTATCAACCCATCGGAAGCACCGGAATCCGTAAAATCGGAACTGGCGAAGATAAACAAACGGCAGGATGATATTATCCGCTTCATCCGACACTACGAGGAAGAACAACTGAATCCCATGATACGAACCGCCAATTCTATTGCCGTTCGGTTTGATACCATTGGCAAAACATTAGAAACTCTTATTCTTTCTTGGCTGGAAACCAGTCAGGGAAAACAAACAGCCGTATTGCAAAAAGTAAGTGAACAGTTTAGCAAACACGCTGACGTAATCAACCAGCAAGGGAAGCAACTAAACGCACTCTATCAGATACACCAACGAGATTATAAGAAGCTACTAAATCTAATACAACTCTATTCGGAGTTATCCGCTTGTGGAGTAATGGATAGTAAACGGAAAGAGAACCTAAAGGCAGAGATTATCAATCTGATAAACACATAG